In Primulina eburnea isolate SZY01 chromosome 14, ASM2296580v1, whole genome shotgun sequence, the following proteins share a genomic window:
- the LOC140812040 gene encoding S-adenosylmethionine decarboxylase proenzyme 4-like: MAISGFEGFEKRLELRFSGDDPAAEKGLRLLDFLSLEKVLHAVQCTVVSAVGNKYFDSYVLSESSLFVYPTKIIIKTCGTTQLLKSVRPLVDHALTMGLALCGCRYTRGSFIFPDAQPYPHTSFKDEVVFLEENLPKNLSCRKASVMNSKSCHKWHVFTGCDEGNIFAMEDVHTDDLYTVEICMTGLDRILAKKFFRRVGDGKNGDSAGKEMTEVTGIRGINRKALICDYAFDPCGYSMNGIDGNRYSTVHVTPEDDFSYASFECVGSVYDDRDEFFEVLKKAVKVFRPTELSVSTTCATGGHELWRGVAKAMEPLGMRLRSRVANEFPTAGTVVFQTFLARKM, from the coding sequence atgGCGATTTCTGGGTTCGAGGGATTCGAGAAGAGGCTGGAGTTACGTTTCTCCGGCGATGATCCGGCTGCTGAGAAAGGTCTCCGGCTGTTGGACTTTTTGTCACTGGAGAAAGTATTGCATGCGGTACAGTGCACCGTAGTGTCAGCTGTGGGGAACAAATATTTCGACTCTTACGTTTTATCAGAATCGAGCCTCTTTGTTTACCCGACAAAAATCATCATCAAAACTTGTGGGACAACCCAATTGCTCAAATCTGTCCGTCCATTGGTGGATCATGCTTTGACTATGGGTTTGGCCTTGTGCGGGTGCAGATACACCCGTGGCAGCTTCATTTTCCCGGATGCCCAACCCTACCCCCACACAAGTTTTAAGGATGAAGTTGTGTTCTTGGAAGAGAATTTGCCCAAGAATCTTTCATGCAGAAAGGCCTCTGTGATGAACTCGAAATCTTGTCACAAGTGGCATGTTTTTACTGGTTGTGATGAAGGGAATATTTTTGCTATGGAAGACGTGCACACAGACGATCTGTACACTGTTGAGATCTGCATGACTGGGCTGGACCGGATTCTGGCTAAGAAATTTTTCCGGCGCGTCGGAGATGGAAAAAACGGCGACTCCGCCGGAAAAGAGATGACAGAGGTGACCGGGATTAGGGGCATTAATAGGAAGGCCCTTATTTGTGATTATGCTTTTGATCCTTGTGGATATTCAATGAACGGAATTGATGGGAACCGGTACTCAACCGTTCACGTGACACCGGAGGACGATTTTAGTTACGCCAGTTTTGAGTGTGTTGGCTCCGTTTACGATGACCGGGATGAGTTTTTCGAGGTATTGAAGAAGGCCGTGAAGGTATTCCGGCCgacagagttatcggtatcaacCACTTGCGCCACCGGCGGGCACGAGCTGTGGAGGGGCGTGGCGAAGGCCATGGAGCCGCTTGGTATGAGACTCCGGAGCCGTGTTGCCAACGAATTTCCGACCGCTGGAACTGTCGTTTTTCAAACATTTTTGGCTCGCAAAATGTAG
- the LOC140812015 gene encoding peptide methionine sulfoxide reductase B5-like, protein MAESSPTVEKSEEEWRAVLSPEQFNILREKGTEPRGTGHYDKFYEEGVYNCAGCGTPLYKSTAKFDSGCGWPAFYEGFPGAINRSPDPDGRRTEITCAACDGHLGHVFKWEGLKVPTDERHCVNSVSIKFSPAP, encoded by the exons ATGGCAGAAAGCTCTCCTACAGTCGAGAAATCGGAGGAGGAATGGCGGGCGGTTCTCTCTCCTGAGCAGTTTAACATCCTCCGAGAGAAAGGCACTGA ACCTCGTGGGACGGGGCATTACGACAAGTTCTACGAAGAAGGTGTTTACAACTGTGCGGGCTGTGGAACGCCCCTCTATAAATCCACAGCCAAGTTCGACTCTGGGTGTGGCTGGCCTGCTTTCTACGAGGGTTTCCCGGGAGCCATCAACCGATCC CCGGACCCTGATGGCAGGAGGACGGAGATAACATGCGCAGCGTGCGATGGGCACTTGGGGCATGTGTTCAAATGGGAAGGATTGAAGGTGCCTACGGATGAGAGGCACTGTGTTAACAGTGTCTCTATCAAGTTTTCTCCAGCTCCATAG
- the LOC140812233 gene encoding protein DMP2-like, producing the protein MSANSSNISPKSSTQNLTQVTLTGFGNLIKLLPTATVFVFQFLNPVLTNNGNCHTNNKYLSSILIGSCGFACFFASFTDSYTDSEGVIHCGFATRTGLWPANSSASQDLSSYKLRFGDFVHAFFSLIVFAAVALLDPNSVECFYPSFESTQKVLLMVLPTVIGAFSGCLFVLFPNKRNGIGYPSSQSSTPSPSATTSA; encoded by the coding sequence ATGTCAGCGAACTCAAGCAACATATCACCGAAAAGTTCAACCCAAAACCTCACACAAGTAACCCTAACCGGTTTCGGCAACCTCATCAAGCTCCTCCCTACCGCCACCGTCTTCGTGTTCCAATTCCTCAACCCTGTCCTAACAAACAATGGCAATTGCCACACCAACAACAAGTACTTGTCAAGCATCTTGATAGGAAGCTGTGGGTTTGCTTGTTTTTTCGCGTCGTTCACAGATAGCTACACCGATAGCGAAGGAGTGATACACTGTGGGTTTGCAACAAGGACCGGGCTCTGGCCTGCTAATTCTTCCGCCTCACAAGACTTGTCATCGTACAAACTCCGGTTTGGAGACTTTGTTCACGCCTTCTTCTCGCTGATAGTGTTCGCAGCAGTGGCCCTTTTGGACCCTAACTCTGTTGAATGCTTCTATCCATCGTTCGAGTCTACGCAGAAGGTGTTGTTGATGGTGCTGCCAACAGTTATCGGGGCGTTTTCGGGGTGTTTGTTTGTTTTGTTCCCAAACAAACGCAATGGAATAGGATACCCTTCGAGCCAGAGTTCAACTCCATCTCCATCTGCAACCACTTCAGCTTAA